One Paramisgurnus dabryanus chromosome 10, PD_genome_1.1, whole genome shotgun sequence genomic region harbors:
- the LOC135718458 gene encoding uncharacterized protein isoform X1 produces MMDANMDAAHMWSTCEMKKYCGVLFTEENAVNVVPSKWLKEGKCYWPGYLSDEKNRKAGIRCEEPGPGWKLFNVRVLFQKDEYTAATLKLKEYLKDGTECLQSESEEDPKRRRKENSRYDSDSDPIVVSKGTMSKGTVKEKFPSHLALPAVPPLPPLPNCDNYQEHTLTDISWSVRKESAQAGISASGPSMGNGSLMSPAEHSFSQAINQGSPCDFFPELPTFSDGERREQGFFFRPSVRVSNGTGPIRCTEAQLHGLLLLENIKQQVTQLATTVNIVLNRLTTEGHPNHEMPEEFQFPIDSEGELQRLEEWLRDPANDRKKHAMVISLSSVGGVDVKRVTWNILAKMFSCAVAKKVNWKGVHGKFGFQKMASKTILTRAVRKCPVTAQVTDTEIHQCAIRWFALAHDREGGRSKRQRQREEHEASY; encoded by the exons aAATACTGTGGAGTTCTTTTTACGGAAGAAAACGCCGTAAATGTTGTGCCTAGTAAATGGCTTAAGGAGGGGAAGTGCTATTGGCCTGGCTACCTGTCTGACGAAAAAAATCGCAAGGCTGGCATTAGATGCGAGGAGCCAGGCCCTGGATGGAAGCTATTTAATGTCCGGGTCCTATTTCAGAAAG ACGAGTACACTGCCGCCACcctaaaattaaaagaatatctCAAAGATGGTACTGAATGCCTACAGTCTGAGTCTGAGGAGGATCCAAAACGACGACGCAAAGAAAA TTCTAGATATGACAGCGATTCTGACCCCATAGTGGTGTCAAAGGGAACCATGTCCAAAGGAACTGTGAAGGAAAAATTTCCCTCACATCTGGCATTACCTGCTGTACCCCCTTTACCACCACTCCCCAACT GTGACAACTATCAGGAACATACACTCACTGACATTAGCTGGAGTGTGAGAAAGGAGTCAGCACAGGCCGGAATATCAGCGTCAGGCCCAAGCATGG GCAATGGGTCTTTAATGAGTCCAGCTGAGCACTCATTCTCACAAGCAATTAACCAAGGGTCCCCCTGTGACTTCTTTCCTGAACTACCTACATTTTCTG ATGGTGAACGTAGGGAACAGGGCTTCTTCTTCAGGCCCTCTGTTAGGGTGAGCAATGGTACCGGCCCCATTAGATGCACAG AGGCACAGTTACATGGCCTGCTTCTACTTGAAAATATAAAGCAGCAAGTAACACAACTTGCCACCACCGTCAACATAGTCTTAAATAGACTTACCACGGAAGGACACCCCAACCACGAAATGCCGGAAGAGTTTCAGTTCCCCATAGACAGCGAGGGAGAACTTCAACGTCTGGAGGAATGGCTCCGGGATCCGGCAAACGACCGGAAAAAACATGCTATG GTGATCTCCCTCTCCTCCGTTGGTGGTGTAGACGTTAAGAGGGTCACATGGAACATTTTAGCCAAAATGTTTAGCTGTGCCGTGGCCAAAAAGGTGAACTGGAAGGGTGTCCATGGAAAATTCGGGTTCCAGAAGATGGCCTCCAAAACAATCCTTACCA GAGCAGTACGCAAGTGTCCAGTTACGGCCCAGGTAACAGACACAGAAATCCACCAGTGCGCCATACGCTGGTTTGCACTGGCGCACGACCGGGAGGGGGGCCGTAGCAAGCGCCAGCGCCAGCGTGAAGAACATGAAGCCAgctattaa
- the LOC135718458 gene encoding uncharacterized protein isoform X2, giving the protein MMDANMDAAHMWSTCEMKKYCGVLFTEENAVNVVPSKWLKEGKCYWPGYLSDEKNRKAGIRCEEPGPGWKLFNVRVLFQKDEYTAATLKLKEYLKDGTECLQSESEEDPKRRRKENSRYDSDSDPIVVSKGTMSKGTVKEKFPSHLALPAVPPLPPLPNCDNYQEHTLTDISWSVRKESAQAGISASGPSMDGERREQGFFFRPSVRVSNGTGPIRCTEAQLHGLLLLENIKQQVTQLATTVNIVLNRLTTEGHPNHEMPEEFQFPIDSEGELQRLEEWLRDPANDRKKHAMVISLSSVGGVDVKRVTWNILAKMFSCAVAKKVNWKGVHGKFGFQKMASKTILTRAVRKCPVTAQVTDTEIHQCAIRWFALAHDREGGRSKRQRQREEHEASY; this is encoded by the exons aAATACTGTGGAGTTCTTTTTACGGAAGAAAACGCCGTAAATGTTGTGCCTAGTAAATGGCTTAAGGAGGGGAAGTGCTATTGGCCTGGCTACCTGTCTGACGAAAAAAATCGCAAGGCTGGCATTAGATGCGAGGAGCCAGGCCCTGGATGGAAGCTATTTAATGTCCGGGTCCTATTTCAGAAAG ACGAGTACACTGCCGCCACcctaaaattaaaagaatatctCAAAGATGGTACTGAATGCCTACAGTCTGAGTCTGAGGAGGATCCAAAACGACGACGCAAAGAAAA TTCTAGATATGACAGCGATTCTGACCCCATAGTGGTGTCAAAGGGAACCATGTCCAAAGGAACTGTGAAGGAAAAATTTCCCTCACATCTGGCATTACCTGCTGTACCCCCTTTACCACCACTCCCCAACT GTGACAACTATCAGGAACATACACTCACTGACATTAGCTGGAGTGTGAGAAAGGAGTCAGCACAGGCCGGAATATCAGCGTCAGGCCCAAGCATGG ATGGTGAACGTAGGGAACAGGGCTTCTTCTTCAGGCCCTCTGTTAGGGTGAGCAATGGTACCGGCCCCATTAGATGCACAG AGGCACAGTTACATGGCCTGCTTCTACTTGAAAATATAAAGCAGCAAGTAACACAACTTGCCACCACCGTCAACATAGTCTTAAATAGACTTACCACGGAAGGACACCCCAACCACGAAATGCCGGAAGAGTTTCAGTTCCCCATAGACAGCGAGGGAGAACTTCAACGTCTGGAGGAATGGCTCCGGGATCCGGCAAACGACCGGAAAAAACATGCTATG GTGATCTCCCTCTCCTCCGTTGGTGGTGTAGACGTTAAGAGGGTCACATGGAACATTTTAGCCAAAATGTTTAGCTGTGCCGTGGCCAAAAAGGTGAACTGGAAGGGTGTCCATGGAAAATTCGGGTTCCAGAAGATGGCCTCCAAAACAATCCTTACCA GAGCAGTACGCAAGTGTCCAGTTACGGCCCAGGTAACAGACACAGAAATCCACCAGTGCGCCATACGCTGGTTTGCACTGGCGCACGACCGGGAGGGGGGCCGTAGCAAGCGCCAGCGCCAGCGTGAAGAACATGAAGCCAgctattaa